In Centroberyx gerrardi isolate f3 chromosome 20, fCenGer3.hap1.cur.20231027, whole genome shotgun sequence, a genomic segment contains:
- the epas1a gene encoding endothelial PAS domain-containing protein 1, giving the protein MTADREKRRAVSREAARRRRRVESDVFADLSRLLPLQPAVRAHLDKPSIIRLTLSYIRIHTLLTGIAGTGTEASQTVKYRQLAQSGEKGRKSEKRERDDGQNEEEKETEEVKALEEAGETDLYLRLLEGFLMVVSTDGDMIYLSDNVSKHMGLTQAELMGHNIYEFTHPCDHEEIRNNLRLFAGDGWCGADRDFVMRMKSAMTHRGRTANLKSATWKVLHCKGHVKVCVAPSSFPCLLLTCRPLPLSHTLLSAHTFTSQHSMDMRFTHCDPRVTVLLGYSPEELLGRSIYDLCHTLDANRLAKSHVNLCLKSQSVSGQYRMLVRGGGYVWVESHSAVIPSARPSKSNPIAQQPLCILCVTYVLSGVEEPSLLLSLDQTIHRYTR; this is encoded by the exons ATGACAGCAgacagggagaagagaag GGCTGTGAGTCGCGAGGCGGCGAGGAGGAGACGCAGGGTGGAGTCTGACGTGTTCGCTGACCTGTCCCGCCTGCTGCCCCTCCAGCCCGCCGTGAGAGCCCACCTGGACAAGCCCTCCATCATACGCCTCACCCTCAGCtacatacgcatacacacactgctcacag GCATCGCTGGTACAGGGACAGAGGCCAGTCAAACAGTAAAATACAGACAGCTGGCGCAGAGTGGAGAAAAAGGGCGAAAGTCAGAGAAGAGGGAGCGGGATGATGGACAGAacgaggaggagaaagagacggaggaggTGAAGGCCTTGGAGGAGGCGGGGGAGACGGACCTGTACCTGAGGCTCCTGGAGGGCTTTCTGATGGTGGTGTCCACTGACGGAGACATGATCTACCTGTCTGACAATGTCAGCAAGCACATGGGCCTGActcag GCTGAGTTGATGGGACACAATATTTATGAGTTCACCCACCCTTGTGACCATGAGGAAATCAGAAATAATCTACGTCtatttgcag GGGATGGCTGGTGCGGCGCTGACAGGGACTTTGTCATGAGGATGAAGAGCGCGATGACGCACAGAGGAAGAACCGCCAACCTCAAGTCAGCTACTTGGAAG GTGCTCCACTGTAAGGGCcatgtgaaggtgtgtgttgcCCCCTCTTCGTTCCCCTGCCTGCTGCTAACCTGCCGGCCTCttcccctctcacacacactcctcagcgCACACACCTTCACCAGCCAGCACAGCATGGACATGAGGTTCACACACTGTGACCCCAG GGTGACAGTGCTTTTAGGTTACAGTCCTGAGGAGCTTCTGGGTCGTTCGATCTACGATCTCTGTCACACACTAGATGCAAACCGCCTGGCCAAAAGTCATGTGAACT tgtgtctgAAGAGCCAGTCAGTGAGTGGTCAGTACAGGATGCTGGTGAGAGGTGGAGGGTATGTCTGGGTGGAGAGTCACAGCGCTGTCATCCCCAGCGCCCGTCCCTCCAAGTCCAACCCCATCGCCCAGCAGCCTCTCTGCATCCTCTGTGTGACTTATGTCCTCAG tggaGTGGAGGAGCCGTCCCTGCTGCTCTCTTTGGACCAGACCATCCATAGATATACAAGATGA